From Chryseobacterium camelliae:
AGATATTGTAAAGAATATAGCCAGGCCTTTTGAAACCAAGGATGAGTACCAGGTGACGTATTATAATATACGCCTGAAAAAAGATTTTCCGTTTCCGTGGCCGGGTGATGTTTTCTTCAATACCTTTCCGGAATCTTACCTGCAGATCCCGAGTGAAATATACCCTCCGGAAGAGGAAGTGCTGAATACGCAGTTTGATCTGATACTTTTCGGATACCAGGTATGGTATCTTACGCCATCCATCCCGATCATCTCCTTCCTGAAGAGTCCTTATGCCGGGAATATCCTGAAGGGCAAGCCGGTGGTTACGATTTCCGGAACCAGAAATATGTGGATGCTTTCCCAGGAGAAACTCAAGGTATATCTGCGGGACCTCCAGGCAAAACTGGTAGGAAACATTGCTCTGGTAGACCGGCATGACAATTATACCAGTGTGCTTACCATTCTCCGCTGGCTTACGACAGGAAAAAAAAGAAAAATCCGGAATGCTGCCGGCTGCCGGAGTTTCGGATGAAGAAATTGCGGGATCCGTAAAGTATGGTGAAATTATTGAGAAACATTTCAGCGCCAATGAGCTGGAAACGCTGCAGCCTGACCTGGTGAAAAACGGTGCCGTGGAAATCCGCCCGTTCCTGGTGCGGGTGGAAAAAGTAGGCAATAAAATATTTACCGTATGGTCTAACCTGATTATCAGGAAAAAGGAGAAACGACCATTGCTCATTAAATTCTTTAAAGTATATTTGATGGCCGCGATATGGATTATTTCACCTATCGTACTGGTATTTCACATACTGTTAGCTCCTCTTCTGAGCTCAAAAAGAAGAAAACAAAAGGAATATTTACAAGGAATTAATTTAAAATAAAATGTACGACGTATTTATAACAAAAGCTTCAACATACTTACCGAATGAACCTGTTTCTAATGATGAAATGGAAACGTATCTGGGCTTGGTGAATGAGAAACCGTCTAAAGCAAGAGCTTTGATTTTAAGAAACAACAAGATTAAAACCAGATATTACGCATTGGATAAAAACGGTAAACCTACCCATACCAATGCACAGATTACGGCAAAAGCTGTTGAGGGACTTTTTGATGAAAATTTTACCCGACAGGATATGGAACTGCTGTCATGCGGAACCACTTCTGCAGACCAGATCCAGCCTTCACATGCCTCCATGGTGCATGGTGAGCTGGGCCTGAACAAATCCATTGAAATCAATACTTCCATGGGACTTTGCAACTCCGGGATGAACGCCCTGAATTACGGATTCCTTTCCGTAAAGGCAGGTGTTAAACAAAATGCAGTATGTGTAGGATCCGAAAGATTCTCATCATGGATGACGGCGGATAAATTCAACCATGAAGCAGAAAACCTGAAACTTCTGGAAGAAAGGCCTATCATTGCTTTTAAAAGGGAATTCCTAAGATGGATGCTTTCCGATGGGGCAGGAGCTTTCCTGCTGGAAAACAAAACCGCGTGAAAACGAAGTTTCATTAAGAATAGAGTTCATAGACTTTTATTCCTATGCCCATGAGATTGAAGCCTGTATGTACGCGGGATGCGAAAAGCAGGAAGACGGAAGCCTTAAATCCTGGGCAGACTACCCTTCCGATGAATGGCTTAAACAGTCTATTTTTGCACTTAAGCAGGATACGAAACTTTTAGATGAATATATCCTGGTGAAAGGCGCAGAAAGTCTTCGTGCATCTTTTGACAAGCACCAGCTGGATCCGGATAGTATAGATCATGTCCTCGCTCATATCTCTTCGGGATATTTCAAAGAAGGCCTGAAAGAAGAATTTGCCAAAAAAGGAATGGATTTCCCATGGGAAAAATGGTATTATAACCTTTCTGAGGTTGGAAACATCGGAGCCGGCTCTATTTTCATCGCCCTGGAGCAACTGATGAATTCAGGAACCCTAAAAAAAGGGGAAAGAGTACTGCTGTGCATTCCGGAAAGCGGAAGGTTTGCATATTCATGTGCCCTATTAACAGTTTGCTAATGGAAAAAACACTGCCTTCCGATAATCCTGCTTTTGTGGAAAGCCTGATCCCTCAAAGGGCTCCCTTTGTCATGGTCGATGAGCTTTCAGAATATTCCGAAACCCATCTTGTATCAGGATTCCGCATTAAAGAAGAAAATATTTTCGTGCAGGACGGAATTTTTCAGGCATCAGGACTGGTAGAGCATCAGGCTCAGAGTGTTGCCCTGCATACCGGATATAAATATTACCTTCTGGGGAAAGATGCGCCTACAGGATATATTGGGGCCATCAAATCCTTTGGAGCAGAGGTTCTGCCCAAAACGGGCGACCATCTCGTAACGGAAGTGACGATCCTGAGTGAAGTTATGGGGGTGACCCTGGTCAATGCCGTAACGAGGCTAGATAATGAGATCATAGCCAGCTCTCAGATGAAAACTGTTGTAAAATAATTGTAATCTATGGAGATCAGGGAAGAAAATATCATCAACATCCACCATTATCTGCCGCACCGTGAGCCTATGCTTATGGCAGATTATATCCTGGAACTAACCAAAGAAAAAGTGGTGACTTCCTTTGAAATTCTCAAAGACAATATTTTCGTCCATAACAATCACTTCATCGAGGCCGGACTGATTGAAAATGCAGCCCAAACCTGTTCCTCTATTATGGGGCAGAGTTTTTTTGAGCAGACCGGTACCGGAACCAAAGTAATAGGCTTCATCACCAGCATGAAGAAAATTGAGGTATTTACGCTGCCGAAAGTTGGCGATACCATTATTTCAAAAGCATCGCTGATTTCCCAGTTTGAAAATATATGCCATATTTTTTGTGAAACATTTGTAGGTGATGAATTACTGCTCAGGGCAGAGATTAATTTATTTATTCAGCAAATACAACACTAACTGAAACCGATGAGAAAACAAGACCTTCCTCAGGATGAAAGCAACATGAAATCGGCAAACATGACCGAAGTTTTGTATGTTATCGATGAGAATGATCAGTATACTACTGCCAACAGCATTGGCTGGGAAGCAAAAAAACTGGCACTGGACGAATCCATGGAGCTCATTCATGAAAGGATAGAAGAAGCAAGACAAAATGTAGCCCAGAATAAGGTAAGCCCGGTCATCTACTTTATGGAACTGAATAAAATGGACCTCAGCGTGCTGGCAGCCTACGTAGGTATGTGGCAATGGCGCGTAAAAAGGCATACCAAACCAAAAACATTTAAAACATTAAGCGATACCATACTGAAAAAATATGCCGATGCTTTCGGGATTTCGGTAGAAGAATTGAAAAACTTCGACGGTAAATAAACACGCCGGATACTAATATGCAATCTGTTATGAAATATAAACATCCGGCTATACAACCCCAACAAGATAAGAATGAAACTGAACTTCGAACACCATCAGACTGCTCATTGCGAAAACGGTGTCGCCTCCAATCTACTGCTTAATAAAGGCTTACATCTCAGCGAACCTATGATATTCGGAATCGGATCCGGGTTGTTCTTTGTATACCTTCCGTTCCTGAAAGTTAATTTCGCTCCCGGGTTTAGCTACCGTCCCATGCCAGGCGCCATCTTCACCAAAGCAGCTAAACGGCTGGGAATCAAAATTAAAAGACAAAAATTTTCAAATCCCGAAGAGGCCAGAAAAGCCTTAGAAAAAAACCTGGAAAACAATATTCCTACCGGTCTTCAGGTAGGTGTATTCAACCTCACCTACTTTCCGGAGGAATATAAGTTTCATTTCAATGCCCACAACCTGGTGGTATACGGAAAGGAAGACGGACGTTTCCTGATCAGCGATCCGGTAATGGATTATGTCACATCTCTTTCTGAAGCGGAGCTGGAAAAGGTACGGTATGCCAAAGGAGCCCTTCCCCCGAAAGGCCATATGTATTACCCTACCTACATTCCGGAAAAGGTTGACCTGGAGAAAGCCATTATCAAAGGGATTAAAGATACATGTAAAAATATGCTGGCTCCGGTTCCTATCATCGGGGTGAAAGCAATGAGGTGGGTTGCCAGAAGCATTCCTAAGTGGGCAGAAAAAAAAGGGACTAAGGAAACCAATCATTACCTTGGCCAGCTGATCCGTATGCAGGAAGAAATCGGAACCGGCGGCGGCGGATTCCGTTTTATTTACGGTGCCTTTTTGCAGGAAGCCGCAGATATTCTTAAAAATGAGCAGCTGCGCGAGCTTTCCAAAGAGATTACCATGATCGGTGATCTATGGAGGGACTTTGCCGTAGACATTGCCCGGGTGTATAAAAACAGGAATTCCAAAAGCAACATCTACCAGGAGCTTTCCAAATCCATGCTTCATATTGCTGACCTGGAAGAAGCTTTTTACAAAAAACTGAGCAAAGCAGTCTGATATGGCAGAAAATAGTATAGAGATCAGAAACCTGTATAAAAAATACAAAAACTCTGACGAGTTTTCTGTTAATGATATTTCATTGGATATCGGAAGCAATGAGATTTATGGAATCCTGGGGCCAAATGGCGCGGGCAAAACCACACTCATCTCCATGCTTTCCGGCCTGATACAGCCTACATCAGGACATTTTACGATCCATGGATGGTCTCCGCAGAAAAATAATTCCACCATAAAGCAGATCATCGGGATTGTTCCTCAGGAATATGCCCTCTATCCTACCCTTACAGCAAAAGAAAACCTAATGTTTTTCGGCAGCCTGTACGGGTTGAAACATAAAACGCTTCACAACAGCATCGATACAGCATTGGAAAGAATGGGGCTTTCTAAATTTGCGGATAAGAAAATCGAACAGTTTTCCGGAGGCATGAAACGCAGGTGCAACCTTATTGCGGCCACCCTTCATCAGCCTAAGGTCCTTTTCCTGGATGAGCCGACGGTAGGTGTGGATGTACAGTCTAAAAAAGTAATCATAGATTACCTTCAGGAGCTTAACCATGCAGGAACCTGCATCATCTATACCTCCCATCACCTTTCGGAAGCGGAAGAATTCTGTACTAAAATCGCCATTATAGACGGAGGGAAGATTCATGCGGTAGGAACACCGGCGGATCTGATTAACCGTGTGCCTCATGCGGAAAACCTGGAGGACGTTTTTATTTCATTAACCGGTAAAGAACTGAGAGATGTTGTATAAGCTTTGGAGGACTTTCCTGAAAGAAATTCTCTTGCTGAAAAGAGATATAGGCGGCATTGTGATTATTTTCGTCATGCCCCTGCTGCTGATTGTAACCATCACCCTGATCCAGGATTCCACCTTTAAAAATCTTGAAGGTACCCGGATTCCTATAATTTTCATTGATAATGACCGTTCCGAAGTTTCAAAAAGCATACGGCAGGAACTGGAAAAAAGCAAAAGTTTCGAACTTAAAACTCAATTTACCGAAGCTTCAGCCCGGAATGCCGTATTTTCAGGGGAATATCAGATGGCAATTGTGATCCCGGAGAATCTTACGAATGCCCTTAATACGACTATTGATACCAAAGTGCAGAAAATCGTAAGTTCATTCGGTCTTGAAACGGATGCCGCAACCCATCAGATACCTTCTGTACAAACCAAAGAAATCCACCTGTATTTTGATCCGGCGATCAATTCAGGATTCCGGAATTCCGTTATGAGTGCGGTGAATAAGATGGTTTTTGAAATCGAGAACAAAAAGATTTACAAAGCATTCCAGGAACAGCTGGGGACAACGGAAAACCTGGAAGAGAATAAGAACCTGATTGCGTTTAAGGAAATTACACCCCCGAGGAATAATGGTGAGGCCATACCGAATTCAGTACAACATAATGTACCGGCCTGGACGCTTTTCGCTATTTTCTTCATTGTAGTTCCGCTGTCGATCAATTTAGTTAAAGAAAAAAGTCAGGGGACAAGTGTTAGGGTACGCATCAGCCCTACTCCCTACTATATCCATATTTTAGGGAAAACATTCACCTACCTTATCATCTGTGTGATTCAGTTCCTGCTGATGGTGGCAGTAGGAATCTATCTTTTCCCGTACATGGATCTGCCGGCATTCGATGTTTCAGGAAAAATGTTCCCGCTGATGATCGTGACCTTAGCCGCCGGACTTGCCGCTATTGGTTTCGGGGTGTTATTGGGTACCATTGCAGACACTCAGGAACAATCTGCCCCTTTCGGAGCCACTTCCGTGGTTGTGCTGGCGGCAGTAGGAGGAATCTGGGTTCCTGTTTTCCTCATGCCTGAATTCATGCAGCATATCGCCCGTTTTTCTCCGATGAACTGGGGACTGAATGCCTATTATGATATTATCCTCCGCAATAGCGGCATCAGCAGCATTGCTACGGAACTGATCTTATTAATCCTGTTTTATCTCGTGATGGTAAGCCTGTCCATTATATATGAACGGAAACTCCACCGGGTCTGAACTAATGAATTTAAAGAAAGAAATGAATACCTTATCCTGTACGGAAGAAGTAAGAGTACGGTTCAATGAGACGGATCCTCTGGGAATCGTCTGGCACGGGCAT
This genomic window contains:
- a CDS encoding ABC transporter permease, encoding MEIREENIINIHHYLPHREPMLMADYILELTKEKVVTSFEILKDNIFVHNNHFIEAGLIENAAQTCSSIMGQSFFEQTGTGTKVIGFITSMKKIEVFTLPKVGDTIISKASLISQFENICHIFCETFVGDELLLRAEINLFIQQIQH
- a CDS encoding ABC transporter ATP-binding protein, giving the protein MAENSIEIRNLYKKYKNSDEFSVNDISLDIGSNEIYGILGPNGAGKTTLISMLSGLIQPTSGHFTIHGWSPQKNNSTIKQIIGIVPQEYALYPTLTAKENLMFFGSLYGLKHKTLHNSIDTALERMGLSKFADKKIEQFSGGMKRRCNLIAATLHQPKVLFLDEPTVGVDVQSKKVIIDYLQELNHAGTCIIYTSHHLSEAEEFCTKIAIIDGGKIHAVGTPADLINRVPHAENLEDVFISLTGKELRDVV
- a CDS encoding ABC transporter permease, which encodes MLYKLWRTFLKEILLLKRDIGGIVIIFVMPLLLIVTITLIQDSTFKNLEGTRIPIIFIDNDRSEVSKSIRQELEKSKSFELKTQFTEASARNAVFSGEYQMAIVIPENLTNALNTTIDTKVQKIVSSFGLETDAATHQIPSVQTKEIHLYFDPAINSGFRNSVMSAVNKMVFEIENKKIYKAFQEQLGTTENLEENKNLIAFKEITPPRNNGEAIPNSVQHNVPAWTLFAIFFIVVPLSINLVKEKSQGTSVRVRISPTPYYIHILGKTFTYLIICVIQFLLMVAVGIYLFPYMDLPAFDVSGKMFPLMIVTLAAGLAAIGFGVLLGTIADTQEQSAPFGATSVVVLAAVGGIWVPVFLMPEFMQHIARFSPMNWGLNAYYDIILRNSGISSIATELILLILFYLVMVSLSIIYERKLHRV
- a CDS encoding BtrH N-terminal domain-containing protein; amino-acid sequence: MKLNFEHHQTAHCENGVASNLLLNKGLHLSEPMIFGIGSGLFFVYLPFLKVNFAPGFSYRPMPGAIFTKAAKRLGIKIKRQKFSNPEEARKALEKNLENNIPTGLQVGVFNLTYFPEEYKFHFNAHNLVVYGKEDGRFLISDPVMDYVTSLSEAELEKVRYAKGALPPKGHMYYPTYIPEKVDLEKAIIKGIKDTCKNMLAPVPIIGVKAMRWVARSIPKWAEKKGTKETNHYLGQLIRMQEEIGTGGGGFRFIYGAFLQEAADILKNEQLRELSKEITMIGDLWRDFAVDIARVYKNRNSKSNIYQELSKSMLHIADLEEAFYKKLSKAV